The following proteins come from a genomic window of Deinococcus sp. YIM 134068:
- a CDS encoding SMI1/KNR4 family protein, translating into MNEIEEALSPYRRAWMARQSPLGPLIHTFYAPAESSIVEEVFGDNLPPKSVLEFWKRTAGGRLYEDVTYGQWGLILFAPEKVKTRSEEAYKNYPENYRASDLVLGEFLGDQDVLFIVGEAARPDFGRVYVASPLDSRSEWSLVGDDLADFLRKFAQANGEKFWERY; encoded by the coding sequence ATGAATGAGATAGAAGAAGCTCTGTCTCCTTACAGAAGGGCATGGATGGCAAGGCAATCACCTCTGGGACCGTTGATTCACACCTTCTATGCGCCCGCCGAGTCATCCATCGTTGAAGAGGTTTTCGGCGATAATCTTCCGCCTAAGTCTGTTCTAGAGTTCTGGAAGAGAACGGCTGGCGGTCGTCTGTATGAAGACGTTACTTATGGTCAATGGGGCTTGATTCTTTTTGCGCCTGAGAAAGTTAAGACTCGTTCAGAAGAAGCCTACAAAAATTACCCAGAAAACTACCGTGCCAGTGATCTGGTTCTCGGTGAGTTCCTGGGTGATCAGGATGTTCTCTTTATCGTTGGAGAGGCGGCTAGACCTGATTTTGGCAGAGTTTACGTTGCTTCACCGCTCGACTCGCGTTCTGAGTGGTCTCTGGTTGGTGACGATCTAGCCGACTTCCTAAGAAAATTTGCTCAGGCGAACGGAGAGAAGTTCTGGGAGAGGTACTGA
- a CDS encoding DUF4258 domain-containing protein gives MTKAPATRSAPSRPVKAGTDLLALRAQLARAEKEARRAPTPPPARPEHLRAKPVKPQREADLAGVDTTDHTLTRAHARLRDAVYDGRYHLCPHAIGHARAEGFLEHDIIQVLVAGRVRAVYPEDRRWLVCGFFESCGVALPLHVVVEHAPDGHLDVVTAFVPRHPHHIISRARLAVMLRYDDEKIRMRTAPVGNKPGNRSKGKWKKSG, from the coding sequence GTGACGAAAGCACCTGCGACCCGCTCTGCCCCGAGCCGCCCGGTGAAAGCCGGAACGGACCTGCTCGCCCTGCGCGCCCAGCTCGCCCGCGCCGAGAAGGAGGCCCGCCGCGCGCCCACCCCGCCGCCCGCGCGGCCCGAACACCTGCGCGCCAAGCCCGTCAAGCCCCAGCGTGAGGCCGACCTCGCGGGCGTGGACACGACCGACCACACGCTGACCCGCGCCCACGCCCGGCTGCGTGACGCCGTGTACGACGGGCGCTATCACCTCTGCCCCCACGCCATCGGCCACGCCCGCGCCGAGGGCTTCCTGGAGCACGACATCATCCAGGTCCTCGTCGCCGGGCGAGTGCGCGCCGTGTACCCGGAGGACCGCCGCTGGCTGGTGTGCGGCTTCTTCGAGTCGTGCGGGGTGGCGCTGCCCCTTCACGTCGTCGTGGAGCACGCGCCGGACGGCCACCTCGACGTGGTGACGGCCTTCGTGCCGAGGCACCCACACCACATCATCTCCCGCGCCCGCCTCGCCGTGATGCTGCGCTACGACGACGAGAAGATCAGGATGAGGACGGCCCCGGTGGGGAACAAGCCGGGGAACCGGAGCAAGGGGAAGTGGAAGAAGTCAGGGTGA